Proteins encoded in a region of the Streptomyces sp. NBC_01471 genome:
- a CDS encoding class I SAM-dependent methyltransferase: protein MHRHEFLERLHAVLKPRTYLEIGTNDGRSLALSRVPSIAVDPAPKIKTRLHCDLQLVTATSDAFFAGRQPMGHLMSCRNPLRNMRKGRPLLGAYTGSNRVDLAFIDGMHLFEYALRDFINTERFSGWSSVVVLDDMLPRNNAEAVRDRVAPSGPWTGDVYKFIPVVAGHRPDLITVQVDTQPTGVFLVFGMDPSNTVLKDGYEEIVQEWVTPDPQKVPEALLERVEAVEPEALLGSRIWPTLARRRGRTAGLRTVRAELAALRGF, encoded by the coding sequence ATGCACAGGCACGAATTCCTGGAACGGCTGCACGCGGTGCTGAAACCGCGCACCTATCTGGAGATCGGGACCAACGACGGGCGGAGCCTCGCCCTCTCCCGCGTCCCCAGCATCGCGGTCGACCCGGCTCCGAAGATCAAGACGCGGCTGCACTGCGACCTCCAGCTGGTGACGGCGACCAGCGACGCCTTCTTCGCCGGCCGGCAGCCGATGGGGCATCTGATGAGCTGTCGCAATCCGCTGCGCAACATGCGCAAGGGCCGCCCGCTGCTCGGCGCTTACACCGGCTCGAACCGGGTCGACCTGGCGTTCATCGACGGGATGCACCTCTTCGAGTACGCGCTGCGCGACTTCATCAACACCGAGCGGTTCAGCGGCTGGTCCAGCGTGGTGGTCCTCGACGACATGCTGCCGCGCAACAACGCGGAGGCCGTCCGCGACCGGGTCGCGCCGTCCGGCCCGTGGACCGGGGACGTCTACAAGTTCATCCCGGTGGTGGCCGGCCACCGGCCCGATCTGATCACCGTGCAGGTCGACACCCAGCCGACCGGTGTCTTCCTGGTGTTCGGCATGGATCCGTCGAACACCGTCCTCAAGGACGGGTACGAAGAGATCGTCCAGGAGTGGGTGACGCCGGACCCGCAGAAGGTCCCGGAGGCGCTGCTCGAACGGGTGGAGGCCGTCGAGCCCGAGGCCCTGCTCGGCTCCCGGATCTGGCCGACGCTGGCCCGCAGGCGGGGCCGGACCGCCGGCCTGCGTACGGTACGCGCGGAACTGGCGGCCCTGCGCGGCTTCTGA
- a CDS encoding FHA domain-containing protein has protein sequence MQIRLTVLAPRSGRSASEARSCDVLVTAPAGAALATVASGLAAAAAGPEGTGSGSVVLYAGGHRLDLQRSALGEPPLVDGAVLSLQVPAEEDDRGDGSATQLHVVAGPDAGGVHLLHGGRIRIGRSAEADVPLDDPDVSRMHCTVTVEQDGRVTVADLGSTNGTTLDGSGVGDDPVRMTPGSLLRVGESALRITTATGAPSGVMTAVPDGEGHLRVARDGADQDAGTGPGFTGDTSTGSGTAGGHGAAERRHGSVPAQPTGPTGARPSGAGTSPGAGSGPGAHPGPAVPAEARIPEQGGPPGGAQGGGPGSRRVSAVGAQRPHDPYSNLYDEAAAAYAQDPGFAPRGRQGTPARGTRLRSDRGSDAHARTPDGFDSDRTRGTAPSDSDGGADGTRTRDGGTRDGGTGHSTGAAPDADDSARRRGGIGAWARRLAGGRPDAVRDSPAAQSAGPSGAPPDPAAGVPGADTWPDPAALLLTALGPGPRLWERTPDHREALVIRLGTADRAGPGGVGVVPSVPVTVSLREAGSLGLAGPRERLAGLARSAVAQLAALHPPTDLEIVLVSTDRARPLEARRSDWGWLGWLPHVRPAHGQDCRLLLAYDRDQATARTAELVRRLDDGPLGTGWASADPGAVSAAAGRYDGPCTLLIVDGDPGSAALRETTARLASAGAACGVHVLCLAETAAASPASPLEATYEAACAASLAFRECGAAALLSGDVATALRLLRTARGIHPAAVGQSASRGTFAVVDAVSAAWAERFGRALAPLRADASAAGTPARQAAALPVSSRLLDELGLARATPASLMARWAAAAETTAVLGAGPRGPVTVDLATEGPHLLVEGPAGSGRTELLRATAASLAAAARPDRLGLILVDGAGGERGEGLRACTELPHTSTYLVASDPVRMREFAQALGGELKRRAELLGGGSFADWHRTREVAARLVGQRQPGQADQSGDIESPTSGTLRLRPAGARTDPMPGPTPLPRLVVIVDDFDALVAPALGSPGRPTAGSVVRALEAVARDGERLGVHLIASSARPDRTADTELARVSRLRVVLDAPPSSPAPDTPSPGRGRLGRPDSGVTPFQGGRVTGRIPRTATLRPTVVPLEWERMGDPPDRRPVRELGNGPTDLALLASALERAARSVDAMSIPSLHA, from the coding sequence ATGCAGATCCGGCTGACCGTCCTCGCGCCGCGCAGCGGCCGATCCGCGTCCGAGGCGCGCTCCTGCGACGTGCTCGTCACCGCCCCCGCCGGGGCGGCGCTGGCCACGGTCGCGTCCGGCCTCGCCGCGGCGGCCGCCGGTCCGGAGGGCACGGGGTCCGGAAGCGTCGTGCTGTACGCGGGCGGGCACCGCCTCGACCTGCAGCGCTCGGCGCTGGGTGAACCCCCGCTGGTGGACGGAGCGGTGCTCTCCCTCCAGGTGCCGGCCGAGGAGGACGACCGGGGCGACGGATCCGCCACCCAGCTCCACGTGGTCGCCGGGCCGGACGCGGGCGGTGTCCACCTGCTGCACGGCGGCCGGATCCGCATCGGCCGCTCCGCCGAAGCGGACGTCCCGCTGGACGACCCGGACGTCTCACGGATGCACTGCACGGTGACGGTGGAGCAGGACGGCCGGGTGACGGTCGCCGATCTCGGCTCGACGAACGGCACGACGCTGGACGGTTCGGGCGTCGGCGACGACCCGGTCCGTATGACCCCGGGGTCCCTGCTCCGGGTCGGCGAGTCGGCCCTGCGGATCACCACGGCGACCGGGGCGCCGAGCGGCGTGATGACGGCCGTCCCGGACGGCGAGGGCCATCTGCGGGTGGCCCGCGACGGCGCGGACCAGGACGCCGGCACCGGTCCCGGCTTCACCGGCGACACGTCAACGGGTTCCGGGACGGCGGGCGGTCACGGGGCGGCGGAGCGCCGCCACGGGTCGGTGCCCGCCCAGCCCACGGGACCCACCGGCGCCCGGCCGTCCGGTGCCGGTACGAGTCCCGGCGCCGGGTCCGGTCCCGGAGCGCACCCGGGCCCCGCTGTCCCGGCCGAGGCACGGATACCCGAGCAGGGCGGCCCCCCTGGCGGCGCACAGGGCGGCGGACCGGGGTCGCGGCGCGTCAGCGCGGTCGGGGCCCAGCGCCCGCACGACCCCTACAGCAATCTCTACGACGAGGCCGCCGCAGCCTACGCGCAGGATCCCGGGTTCGCCCCCCGCGGCCGCCAGGGCACGCCCGCGCGTGGCACCAGGCTGCGGTCCGATCGGGGCTCGGACGCCCACGCACGGACACCGGACGGCTTCGACAGCGACCGCACCCGCGGCACCGCCCCCTCCGACAGCGACGGCGGCGCGGACGGCACCCGTACCCGGGACGGCGGCACCCGGGACGGCGGGACCGGTCACAGCACCGGCGCCGCCCCCGACGCGGACGACAGCGCCCGCAGGCGAGGCGGGATAGGAGCCTGGGCGAGGCGGCTCGCCGGTGGCCGGCCCGACGCCGTGCGCGACAGCCCGGCGGCACAGTCCGCGGGCCCGTCCGGCGCACCACCGGACCCGGCCGCCGGGGTGCCCGGCGCGGACACCTGGCCCGACCCGGCCGCCCTGCTGCTCACGGCGCTCGGGCCCGGCCCCCGGCTCTGGGAGCGCACCCCCGACCACCGTGAGGCGCTCGTCATCCGGCTCGGCACTGCCGACCGGGCCGGCCCCGGCGGGGTCGGCGTGGTCCCCTCGGTGCCGGTGACGGTCTCGCTGCGCGAGGCCGGTTCGCTCGGGCTCGCGGGACCCCGTGAGCGGCTGGCCGGTCTGGCCCGTTCGGCGGTCGCCCAGCTCGCCGCGCTGCATCCGCCGACGGACCTGGAGATCGTGCTGGTCAGTACGGACCGCGCGCGCCCGCTGGAGGCTCGCAGATCCGACTGGGGCTGGCTCGGCTGGCTGCCGCATGTGCGGCCCGCCCACGGCCAGGACTGCCGGCTCCTGCTGGCGTACGACAGGGACCAGGCGACCGCCCGCACCGCCGAGCTGGTGCGGCGCCTTGACGACGGTCCGCTCGGCACCGGCTGGGCCTCCGCCGACCCGGGCGCGGTCTCGGCGGCGGCCGGGCGGTACGACGGCCCCTGCACGCTGCTGATCGTGGACGGCGACCCCGGCTCGGCCGCCCTGCGCGAGACCACCGCACGGCTGGCATCGGCGGGCGCCGCCTGCGGGGTCCACGTCCTGTGTCTCGCCGAGACCGCGGCGGCCTCCCCCGCCTCCCCGCTCGAAGCGACCTATGAAGCGGCCTGCGCCGCCTCGCTCGCCTTCCGTGAATGCGGCGCCGCCGCCCTGCTGAGCGGCGATGTGGCCACCGCGCTGCGGCTGCTGCGCACCGCGCGCGGTATCCATCCGGCGGCCGTCGGGCAGTCCGCGAGCCGCGGCACGTTCGCCGTGGTCGACGCGGTGTCGGCGGCCTGGGCCGAGCGGTTCGGCCGGGCCCTCGCACCACTGCGGGCCGACGCGTCAGCGGCCGGCACCCCGGCCAGGCAGGCAGCGGCGCTGCCCGTGTCGTCCCGGCTCCTCGACGAGCTGGGGCTGGCCCGTGCCACCCCCGCATCGCTGATGGCCCGCTGGGCGGCGGCGGCCGAGACGACGGCCGTGCTCGGCGCCGGTCCGCGCGGGCCCGTCACCGTGGACCTGGCGACGGAGGGCCCGCATCTGCTGGTCGAGGGCCCGGCGGGCAGCGGCCGTACGGAGCTGCTGCGCGCCACCGCGGCCTCGCTGGCGGCGGCCGCCCGGCCGGACCGGCTCGGGCTGATCCTGGTCGACGGAGCGGGCGGCGAGCGCGGCGAAGGCCTGCGGGCCTGCACGGAGCTGCCGCACACCTCGACCTATCTGGTGGCGTCCGACCCGGTCCGGATGCGGGAGTTCGCGCAGGCGCTCGGCGGCGAGCTGAAGCGCCGGGCCGAACTGCTGGGCGGGGGGAGCTTCGCCGACTGGCACCGGACCCGTGAGGTGGCGGCGCGCCTGGTCGGCCAGCGGCAGCCCGGCCAGGCCGACCAGAGCGGCGACATAGAGTCGCCGACCAGCGGCACCCTGCGGCTGCGCCCGGCCGGAGCGCGTACGGACCCGATGCCGGGGCCCACCCCGCTCCCCCGGCTGGTGGTGATCGTCGACGACTTCGACGCGCTGGTCGCCCCGGCGCTCGGCAGCCCCGGGCGCCCCACCGCGGGCTCGGTCGTCCGGGCGCTGGAGGCGGTGGCCAGGGACGGCGAGCGGCTCGGCGTCCATCTGATCGCGTCCTCGGCCCGGCCGGACCGTACGGCCGACACCGAGCTGGCCAGGGTCAGCCGGCTGCGGGTGGTGCTGGACGCCCCGCCGTCCTCACCCGCGCCGGACACCCCGTCGCCCGGCCGGGGCCGGCTGGGCCGCCCCGACTCCGGGGTGACGCCGTTCCAGGGCGGCAGGGTGACCGGCCGCATCCCGCGTACGGCGACACTGCGGCCCACCGTCGTCCCCCTGGAGTGGGAGCGGATGGGCGACCCGCCCGACCGCCGCCCCGTACGTGAACTCGGCAACGGACCAACGGACTTGGCCCTGCTGGCCAGCGCCCTGGAACGGGCCGCCAGGTCCGTCGACGCGATGTCCATACCCTCCCTGCACGCCTGA
- a CDS encoding serine/threonine-protein kinase, with product MARKIGSRYTAHQILGRGSAGTVWLGEGPSGPVAVKLLREDLAADQELVGRFVQERTALLGLDHPHVVSVRDLVVDGNDLALVMDLVRGTDLRTRLDRERRLSPEAAVAIVADIADGLAAAHSAGVVHRDVKPENILLDMQGPLGPGGSHPALLTDFGVAKLIDAPRRALPAGPAGPGRPQASKIIGTPDYLAPEIIEGLPPRASVDIYALATVLYELLAGFTPFGGGHPGAVLRRHVTETVVPLPGIPDDLWQLLVQCLAKAPASRLRASELGERLREQLPHLAGIPPLDVDEPGDAEPGEQPYEETSYEPAAPTETRRRGAVPLVPGSSADSNRDTHTSMRVPAPDELAGGPLGTARAPRSPSRPGSARHRSTAEAVRRRRIKLGAAALVVAVAVGIGGWLATSSGDDGGPAPQDSHHSAPSGP from the coding sequence TTGGCACGGAAGATCGGCAGCCGGTACACCGCGCACCAGATCCTGGGGCGCGGGAGCGCGGGCACGGTGTGGCTGGGCGAGGGGCCGTCGGGGCCCGTCGCCGTCAAGCTGCTGCGTGAGGACCTCGCCGCCGACCAGGAGCTCGTCGGCCGCTTCGTGCAGGAGCGCACCGCGCTGCTCGGCCTCGACCACCCGCATGTCGTCTCCGTACGCGACCTCGTCGTGGACGGCAACGACCTCGCCCTCGTGATGGACCTGGTCCGGGGCACCGACCTGCGTACCCGGCTCGACCGCGAGCGCCGCCTCAGCCCCGAGGCCGCCGTGGCCATCGTCGCGGACATCGCCGACGGTCTCGCCGCCGCGCACTCCGCCGGTGTCGTGCACCGCGACGTGAAGCCCGAGAACATCCTCCTGGACATGCAGGGACCGCTCGGCCCCGGCGGTTCCCACCCGGCGCTGCTCACGGACTTCGGCGTCGCCAAGCTGATCGACGCACCGCGCAGGGCCCTGCCCGCGGGCCCGGCCGGACCGGGCCGCCCGCAGGCGTCGAAGATCATCGGTACCCCCGACTACCTCGCGCCGGAGATCATCGAGGGCCTGCCGCCGCGCGCCTCCGTCGACATCTACGCGCTGGCGACGGTCCTCTACGAGCTCCTCGCGGGCTTCACGCCCTTCGGCGGCGGCCACCCCGGCGCGGTCCTGCGCCGCCACGTCACGGAGACCGTCGTGCCGCTCCCCGGCATCCCCGACGATCTCTGGCAGCTGCTGGTCCAGTGCCTGGCCAAGGCCCCCGCGTCCCGGCTGCGCGCGTCGGAGCTCGGCGAGCGGCTCCGCGAACAGCTCCCGCACCTCGCGGGCATCCCCCCGCTCGACGTGGACGAACCGGGCGACGCGGAGCCGGGCGAGCAGCCGTACGAGGAGACGTCGTACGAACCGGCCGCGCCCACCGAGACCCGCCGCCGCGGCGCGGTCCCGCTCGTCCCCGGCTCCTCCGCGGACTCCAACCGCGACACCCACACGAGCATGCGCGTCCCGGCCCCGGACGAGCTGGCGGGCGGCCCCCTCGGCACCGCCCGAGCCCCCCGCTCCCCGAGCAGGCCGGGCTCCGCCCGCCACCGTTCCACGGCTGAGGCGGTGCGCAGGCGCCGTATCAAACTGGGCGCCGCCGCACTGGTCGTCGCCGTCGCGGTGGGCATCGGCGGCTGGCTGGCCACGTCGTCGGGCGACGACGGCGGACCTGCCCCGCAGGACAGCCACCATTCGGCGCCGTCCGGACCGTAG
- a CDS encoding carbohydrate ABC transporter permease — protein sequence MTSAVAGDVLNGASPAGKPHKSVTGTRKVLAAAFLLPALVLLGALVVYPIGYSVYRSFFDQAGSSFIGIDNYKTLFTDDAIRTAIKNTAIWVVVAPTVATVLGLIFAVLTERVRWGTAFKLVVFMPMAISMLAAGIIFRLVYEQDPGRGVANAVWVGVHDTFAESAGYPGAHPLPVAPLKSGGGGAFLTKEPVHAGTPVRLPLVGVLPAKMPSSAKPAAAPKAAAGAVTGTAWLDFTLGGGGRPNVIDPKELGLKGVTVEAVRGGKVVASARAAPDGTFTLPAKADGALLRLPDSNFREPYNGVNWLGPTLVTPSIIGSYVWMWAGFAMVLIAAGLAGLPRELLEQARVDGASEWQVFRRITVPLLAPVLAVVLVTLMINVLKIFDLVFIVAPGSSQDDANVLALQLYRSSFGTDADLGTGSAIAVLLLLLVVPIMLVNIRRMRKEGRR from the coding sequence ATGACCTCCGCTGTCGCGGGGGACGTCCTCAACGGGGCGTCCCCCGCCGGAAAGCCGCACAAGAGCGTGACAGGCACACGTAAAGTCCTGGCGGCGGCTTTCCTGCTGCCCGCCCTGGTGCTGCTCGGCGCGCTCGTGGTCTACCCGATCGGGTACTCGGTCTACCGGTCCTTCTTCGACCAGGCGGGCTCCAGCTTCATCGGCATCGACAACTACAAGACCCTCTTCACCGACGACGCGATCCGTACCGCGATCAAGAACACCGCGATCTGGGTCGTGGTCGCCCCGACCGTCGCCACCGTGCTCGGCCTGATCTTCGCCGTACTCACCGAACGGGTGCGCTGGGGAACGGCGTTCAAGCTGGTCGTCTTCATGCCGATGGCCATCTCGATGCTCGCGGCCGGCATCATCTTCCGGCTGGTGTACGAGCAGGACCCGGGGCGCGGCGTGGCCAACGCCGTCTGGGTGGGCGTGCACGACACCTTCGCCGAGTCGGCGGGGTACCCGGGGGCGCACCCGCTGCCGGTGGCCCCGCTGAAGTCCGGTGGCGGTGGCGCGTTCCTCACCAAGGAGCCGGTGCACGCGGGCACCCCCGTCCGGCTGCCGCTCGTCGGCGTACTGCCCGCGAAGATGCCGTCGTCGGCGAAACCGGCGGCGGCACCGAAAGCCGCGGCAGGCGCGGTGACCGGCACCGCCTGGCTGGACTTCACCCTGGGCGGCGGTGGCAGGCCGAACGTCATCGACCCCAAGGAACTGGGCCTCAAGGGCGTCACGGTCGAGGCGGTCAGGGGCGGCAAGGTGGTGGCGAGCGCCAGGGCGGCACCCGACGGTACGTTCACCCTGCCGGCGAAGGCGGACGGGGCGCTGCTGCGGCTGCCCGACTCGAACTTCCGCGAGCCGTACAACGGCGTCAACTGGCTCGGGCCGACCCTGGTCACCCCGTCGATCATCGGCAGTTACGTCTGGATGTGGGCCGGATTCGCCATGGTCCTGATCGCGGCGGGCCTGGCCGGGCTCCCGCGTGAACTGCTCGAACAGGCCCGGGTGGACGGGGCCAGTGAGTGGCAGGTCTTCCGCCGGATCACCGTCCCGCTGCTCGCCCCGGTCCTCGCGGTGGTGCTGGTCACGCTGATGATCAACGTCCTGAAGATCTTCGACCTGGTCTTCATCGTGGCACCCGGCTCCTCGCAGGACGACGCGAACGTCCTGGCGCTCCAGCTCTACCGCTCGTCGTTCGGTACGGACGCGGATCTGGGGACCGGCAGCGCCATCGCCGTACTGCTGCTGCTCCTGGTCGTCCCGATCATGCTCGTCAACATCCGCAGGATGCGGAAGGAGGGGCGCCGATGA
- a CDS encoding protein kinase, translated as MRPVGSKYLLEEPLGRGATGTVWRASQRETAGAEAAVAGQPGETVAIKVLKEELASDPDVVMRFLRERSVLLRLTHPNIVRTRDLVVEGDLLALVMDLIDGPDLHRYLRENGPFSPVAAALLTAQIADALAASHADGVVHRDLKPANVLVKQDADGQMHPMLTDFGIARLADSPGLTRTHEFVGTPAYVAPESAEGRPQTSAVDIYGAGILLYELVTGRPPFAGGTALEVLQRHLNEDPRRPTTVPEALWTVIERCLSKDPDRRPSAENLARGLRTVAEGVGVHATPAQVAAALGVGALLAPDPAPAEVPGTPGAADPTQVLPNNAGAYDPNGRTSVLPSTGAPGPGAGAADPTAVLPPVPGRSPDQPEQPHPWQSQLSAARDRNEQTQVQYLAPEQDPLRHRPQRPPQQPPQRRQQQYPPQQQYPQQQQQQQQQQQQQQQQQPQQYAPQRRPQQQRPQQQYAPPQQPQAPAPREPRPPRQRSANPVKIPGLGCLKGCLVMVVILFVGGWLIWELTPLQQWIGTSKSFISEISDGFDSVRDFVQGLGGSGGN; from the coding sequence GTGCGGCCCGTAGGCAGCAAGTACCTGCTCGAGGAGCCGCTGGGACGCGGCGCCACGGGCACCGTCTGGCGTGCCAGCCAGCGGGAGACCGCAGGCGCCGAGGCGGCCGTCGCGGGCCAGCCCGGCGAGACGGTGGCGATCAAGGTCCTCAAGGAGGAGCTGGCGAGCGACCCGGACGTGGTGATGCGGTTCCTGCGGGAGCGCTCCGTCCTGCTGCGGCTGACCCACCCCAACATCGTGCGGACCCGGGACCTCGTCGTCGAGGGTGACCTCCTCGCGCTCGTCATGGACCTGATCGATGGCCCGGACCTGCACCGCTACCTCCGGGAGAACGGCCCGTTCAGCCCGGTCGCCGCCGCGCTGCTCACCGCCCAGATCGCCGACGCACTCGCCGCCAGCCATGCCGACGGCGTCGTCCACCGCGACTTGAAGCCCGCGAACGTGCTGGTCAAGCAGGACGCCGACGGCCAGATGCACCCGATGCTCACCGACTTCGGCATCGCCCGCCTCGCGGACTCGCCTGGCCTGACCCGTACCCATGAGTTCGTCGGTACGCCCGCCTATGTCGCACCGGAGTCCGCCGAGGGCCGCCCGCAGACCTCCGCGGTCGACATCTACGGCGCGGGCATCCTGCTGTACGAACTGGTCACCGGGCGGCCCCCGTTCGCGGGCGGCACGGCCCTGGAAGTCCTCCAGCGGCACCTCAACGAGGACCCGCGCAGGCCCACCACCGTCCCCGAGGCGCTCTGGACGGTCATAGAGCGCTGCCTCAGCAAGGACCCGGACCGCCGCCCCAGCGCCGAGAACCTGGCCCGCGGGCTGCGTACCGTCGCCGAGGGGGTCGGCGTCCACGCCACCCCCGCACAGGTCGCCGCCGCCCTCGGAGTGGGCGCGCTGCTGGCGCCGGACCCCGCGCCCGCCGAGGTGCCCGGGACGCCCGGCGCGGCCGACCCCACCCAGGTCCTGCCGAACAACGCCGGGGCGTACGACCCCAACGGGCGCACCAGCGTCCTGCCGAGCACCGGTGCCCCTGGCCCCGGCGCCGGGGCCGCCGACCCGACCGCCGTGCTGCCGCCCGTGCCCGGCCGGTCGCCGGACCAGCCCGAGCAGCCGCACCCCTGGCAGAGCCAGCTCAGCGCGGCCCGCGACCGGAACGAGCAGACCCAGGTCCAGTACCTGGCGCCCGAGCAGGACCCGCTGCGCCACCGCCCGCAGCGGCCCCCGCAGCAGCCGCCCCAGCGCCGTCAGCAGCAGTACCCGCCCCAGCAGCAGTACCCACAGCAACAGCAACAGCAACAGCAACAGCAACAGCAACAGCAACAGCAACAGCCTCAGCAGTACGCGCCGCAGCGCCGGCCGCAGCAGCAGCGCCCGCAGCAGCAGTACGCGCCCCCGCAGCAGCCTCAGGCACCCGCCCCGCGCGAGCCCCGGCCGCCGAGGCAGCGCAGCGCCAACCCGGTGAAGATCCCCGGCCTCGGCTGCCTCAAGGGCTGCCTCGTCATGGTCGTGATCCTCTTCGTCGGGGGCTGGCTGATCTGGGAACTGACCCCGCTTCAGCAGTGGATCGGCACCTCCAAGAGCTTCATCTCGGAGATCTCCGACGGCTTCGACTCGGTCCGGGACTTCGTCCAGGGCCTGGGCGGATCCGGCGGAAACTGA
- a CDS encoding carbohydrate ABC transporter permease, which translates to MTAEAQVPAPRSPEERLPAAAAVKAREPLASRIAARAGGTVMRVFLVLVGLFWLMPTIGLLLSSLRGPSDIAASGWWKIFTAPSQLTFDNYSKILDNKVITDSLLSTVMITVPATVLVVVIGSLAAYAFAWMDFPGRDWWFLIVVGLLVVPVQVALIPVSKLFGEIGLFETTAGVVLFHVAFGLPFAIFLLRNFFAEIPRELLEAARLDGAGEIRLFTRVVMPLGGPAIASLGIFQFLWVWNDMLVALIFADSKHPPITVALQQQVRQFGNNIDVLAPGAFISMVIPLAVFFAFQRQFVNGVMAGAVK; encoded by the coding sequence ATGACCGCCGAAGCGCAGGTGCCCGCACCCCGGTCACCCGAAGAGCGGCTGCCCGCGGCCGCGGCGGTGAAGGCCAGGGAACCGCTGGCCTCCCGGATCGCGGCCCGCGCGGGCGGCACGGTGATGCGGGTCTTCCTCGTCCTGGTCGGCCTGTTCTGGCTGATGCCGACGATCGGCCTGCTGCTCTCCTCGCTGCGCGGCCCGTCCGACATCGCGGCGTCCGGCTGGTGGAAGATCTTCACCGCGCCCTCGCAGCTGACCTTCGACAACTACTCCAAGATCCTCGACAACAAGGTCATCACCGACTCACTGCTCAGCACGGTCATGATCACCGTCCCGGCGACCGTCCTGGTGGTGGTCATCGGCTCGCTGGCCGCGTACGCCTTCGCCTGGATGGACTTCCCCGGCCGCGACTGGTGGTTCCTGATCGTGGTCGGCCTGCTGGTCGTGCCCGTCCAGGTGGCGCTGATCCCGGTCTCGAAACTCTTCGGCGAGATCGGGCTCTTCGAGACCACGGCGGGGGTGGTCCTCTTCCATGTGGCGTTCGGGCTGCCGTTCGCGATCTTCCTGCTGCGCAACTTCTTCGCGGAGATCCCGAGGGAGCTCCTGGAGGCGGCGCGGCTGGACGGGGCCGGGGAGATCCGGCTGTTCACCCGGGTCGTGATGCCGCTCGGCGGTCCGGCCATCGCCTCGCTGGGGATCTTCCAGTTCCTCTGGGTGTGGAACGACATGCTGGTGGCCCTGATCTTCGCGGACTCCAAGCACCCGCCGATCACGGTCGCGCTCCAGCAGCAGGTCAGGCAGTTCGGCAACAACATCGACGTGCTGGCGCCCGGCGCGTTCATCTCGATGGTGATCCCGCTGGCGGTGTTCTTCGCGTTCCAGCGGCAGTTCGTCAACGGCGTCATGGCGGGCGCGGTGAAGTAG
- a CDS encoding ABC transporter substrate-binding protein: MRTTGTALRSRRTVLAVVAAGSLVLAAGCGSDSKKDSGSDKPTGKSGASASGVELPRLSGTKLEVAAVWTGPEQANFVKVLKEFEKRTGASVTFVPAQDPIVNFLGTKIAGGAPPDVAMMPQVGAITQAVAKKWAKPVGPDAKAQLDKNYSQVWKDLGAVGGKQYGVYFKAANKSLVWYNTKALQNAGASVPKTWPDFLKTAETISASGVTPVSVGGADGWTLTDWFENVYLSQAGPDKYDELAQHKIKWTDPSVRAALTTLAQLFGKPSLISGGADGALQTEFPASVTQTFTGGDQPKGAMVFEGDFAQTNIAQTKAKVGTDAKVFPFPAVGAKAPVVTGGDAAVILKDSKGAQALLTWLASTDAAKIAAGSGGFVSPNKGLELSAYPNDVQRTIAKALVAAGDDIRFDMSDQAPQSFGGTPGKGEWKDLQDFLKNPKDIAGTQQKLESDAAKAYKN; this comes from the coding sequence ATGCGCACAACAGGCACAGCTCTACGTTCACGCAGGACCGTTCTGGCGGTGGTGGCCGCGGGCTCGCTCGTCCTGGCCGCGGGATGCGGCAGTGACAGCAAGAAGGACAGCGGGAGCGACAAGCCCACGGGGAAGAGCGGCGCGTCCGCGTCCGGGGTCGAGCTGCCCAGGCTGAGCGGTACGAAGCTCGAAGTGGCCGCGGTCTGGACCGGCCCCGAACAGGCGAACTTCGTCAAGGTGCTGAAGGAGTTCGAGAAGCGGACCGGAGCGTCGGTCACCTTCGTGCCCGCGCAGGACCCGATCGTCAACTTCCTCGGTACGAAGATCGCAGGCGGCGCCCCGCCGGACGTGGCGATGATGCCGCAGGTCGGCGCGATCACCCAGGCCGTGGCCAAGAAGTGGGCCAAGCCGGTGGGGCCGGACGCGAAGGCGCAGCTGGACAAGAACTACTCACAGGTCTGGAAGGACCTCGGCGCGGTGGGCGGCAAGCAGTACGGCGTGTACTTCAAGGCCGCCAACAAGTCCCTGGTCTGGTACAACACCAAGGCGCTGCAGAACGCGGGGGCGAGCGTGCCCAAGACCTGGCCGGACTTCCTCAAGACCGCGGAAACCATCTCCGCGTCGGGTGTCACGCCGGTATCGGTCGGCGGCGCGGACGGCTGGACGCTGACCGACTGGTTCGAGAACGTCTATCTCTCCCAGGCGGGCCCGGACAAGTACGATGAGCTGGCGCAGCACAAGATCAAGTGGACGGATCCGTCGGTCAGGGCCGCGCTGACCACGCTCGCGCAGCTCTTCGGCAAGCCGTCGCTCATCTCGGGCGGTGCGGACGGTGCGCTCCAGACCGAGTTCCCGGCGTCGGTCACCCAGACCTTCACCGGCGGCGACCAGCCCAAGGGCGCGATGGTCTTCGAGGGCGACTTCGCGCAGACCAACATCGCGCAGACCAAGGCGAAGGTGGGCACCGACGCGAAGGTCTTCCCGTTCCCCGCGGTGGGCGCCAAGGCGCCGGTGGTCACCGGCGGCGACGCCGCGGTGATCCTCAAGGACTCGAAGGGCGCGCAGGCGCTGCTGACCTGGCTGGCCTCCACGGACGCGGCGAAGATCGCGGCCGGGTCGGGCGGGTTCGTCTCGCCCAACAAGGGCCTGGAGCTGTCGGCGTACCCCAATGACGTGCAGCGCACCATCGCCAAGGCGCTGGTCGCGGCGGGCGACGACATCCGCTTCGACATGTCCGACCAGGCACCGCAGTCCTTCGGCGGCACGCCGGGCAAGGGCGAGTGGAAGGACCTCCAGGACTTCCTGAAGAACCCGAAGGACATCGCGGGGACCCAGCAGAAGCTGGAATCCGACGCGGCCAAGGCGTACAAGAACTGA